ATGATATCCGATTCCTCTAGAACGTGGTCTTCGTTGCGACCATCGTGAAATGTTCAAGCACAGGACCGAGTGACAACGCGGGGAGAAAGGTCAACGCACCCACTAGAACCACCGTCGCGACAAGCAGGACAGCAAACGTCGGACCCGAGACAGGGAAGCTGCCTTTGCCAGTGGGAGAGAGTCGCTTGCGTGCCATGTTGCCTGCCAGCGCGAGTATGGGAACGATCATCGCGAACCGTCCCAGTAACATGGCGATGCCCAGGGTCGTGTTGTACCAGTTCGTGTTTGCGTTCAACCCGGCAAACGCGCTGCCGTTGTTGCCTGTTGCCGACGAGTAGGCATACAGGATTTCGGTGAGGCCGTGGGGCCCTTCGTTCGCCCGGCTTGAGACACCCCAATCGCTGACGCTGGCCCACGCCGAGAAGCCGAGTATTGAGAAGGTCAAAATGAGAATGGCCAGAGCCGCGGCCTTCACGTCGAACGCATCGATTTTCTTACCCAAGTATTCCGGCGTGCGACCGATCATCAGTCCCGCAAGAAATACGGTCAGTATGACGAAGACCAGCATCCCATACAGACCTGCCCCGACACCGCCAAACACGACCTCGCCGAGTTGGATGTTGAGCAGGGGCGCCAAGCCGCCAAGTGGCGTGAACGAATCGTGCATCGAATTCACCGCGCCACACGACGCTGCTGTCGTGATCGTCGCGAACAACGCCGAATTGAACACGCCAAACCGGACTTCCTTGCCTTCCATGTTGCCGGGTGTAGCCTCCACGCCAAGTGCGTGCAGGCGCGGGTTTCCGTGGGCTTCCGCGGCCCAGCAGGCCAGCGCGCCCGCAATGAACAACGCGGCCATTGCGCTCCAGACGGCCCACCCGTGGCGCTGATCCTTGGTTGCGCAACCCAGGTAGTACGTTAATCCGCTCGGGATGAGGAAGATCGAAATCATCTGCACGAAGTTCGAGAGCGGCGTTGAATTCTCGAATGGATGAGCGGCATTGGCATTGAAGAAACCGCCGCCGTTGGTTCCGAGCATCTTGATCGCCACTTGCGATGCAACCGGCCCTTGCGCAATCGTCTGCGTCGTCTCTCCCTCGATGGTAGACGCAGTTGTATACCCGCCAAAGTTTTGAAGAGTGCCCTGGCTCACAAGAAACAACGCAAACACGAAACTGAGCGGCAAAAGCAGATGCAGATTGATGCGCACGAGATCGACCCAGAAGTTCCCCACGGTGCTTGTTTCGCGCCGCGCAATTCCGCGTACCAGCGCCGCCGCAATGGCAATACCCACCGCAGCCGACGCGAAATTGTGAAACGTCAGCGCTACCATCTGCGAGAGATACGACATCGTGGTCTCGCCCGCGTAGGCCTGCCAGTTCGTGTTGGTCGTGAAGCTCACCGCCGTGTTGAAAGCCAGCGCAGACGGAACGGCGGGGAGTTTCTGTGGGTTCAAGGGAAGTAGGTGCTGCAATCGCAGAATCGCGTAAGTGAATAGTAGCGACACCGCGCTGAATGCGAGCATCGAGAACGCATAGCGCTGCCACGTCTGCTCGTCCGAGCGCTTGACGTTCATGAGTCGCAGCAAGCCTCGCTCGACCGGATCGACGAGTCGGCTGACGGGCGTGCGCCGTTCGGGATCGAGCACGTGAACGAGATAGAGTCCAACCGGTTTCGTGAGTGCCAGCAGCACTCCAAGAAACAGGGCAAATTGTATCCAGCCATAGATGTCCATAACGGAGAGCAATCCTTAGAATTTCTCTGGTCGAACGAGTACCGCGGCCAAGTACGCGGTGATTGCCAGGCAAACGAGACCAACCACGACATCGAACATGTCTATAGCCTTTCGCAAAGCCGGACATAACCGGCGCACAACACGAAGAACACAGCGACAACTCCGACAACAACCAGGTCCTGCATTACGAGGTCTCCATCGATTCGGGCGCGTCGGCGCGCCGCAAGGTGAATGTGAACACGCTGCCGGCCCCGTCTCCGCTGCTAGCAGTCACCGTGCCGCCATGCGCCACTACGATTTCCTTGACGATCGCCAAACCGAGGCCCACGCCCGATGATTTGTCTTGCCCCGGTACGCGGAAGAACGGATCGAAGATGCGGCTTCGGTACTCTTCGGGAATTCCGCAGCCCGTGTCCGAAATAGAGAACGTGACGAATTCCGCATCGCAACGAGCAGCAATGGTTACGGCGCCTCCGGGCATCGTGTACTTCAGCGCGTTAGTGATCAGGTTGTCGAAAACGTGCGCGATACGGGTTGCGTCGGCCAGTGCCTCGGGAAGGTCCACCGCCACATTCGCGACGAGCGAAATGCCACGATCTTTGGCCGGCCCCGCGTGGCGTTCGATGGCGTTGAACGCCAATTCCGACGGAGCGATCGGGCGCAAGTCAAGCAAGGCCCTGCCCGATTCGATACGGCTGATATCGAGCAAGTCTTCGAGGATTGCCGACAACCGGCTGCCCTCGTCGCGCGCTGCCAACAGGAGGTCGGTCTGCTTTGGATTCAGGGGGCCTACCTTCTCCTCCAACAGCAAGTGCACGGCCATGCGTATCGCGGTGAGCGGTGTCCTTAGTTGGTGGGATACCGTTGAAATGACTCCGCGTTTCAGTTCCACCTGCTGACGCAACTGCGTGACGTCTTCCAGGACCATAATGACGCCGTTCACGCCTTCGTCGTGCTCGATCATCGGCACACCCTTGGGACGGTAGAAACGTTCCTCGCCGTTGACGAAGAACTGATGACCGCTGTCTTTGGCCGAACCTTGCACGGCGCGGCCCTCGCGCAGGACCTCATGAAATGTGTCTGCAATCCACGGATACATGCACTGTGAAATCAGCGTATGTGGCGTGAGTCCAAACGTGTGCTGCGCGCTGGGCGTCGCAATTTCCACTTCGCCGGCCTCGTTGACGACTGCAATGGCTTCGGGCAGGCAACTGAAGGCTTCCTGTGTCGCGCGCTGAACCCGAATGTACTGAAGCCGTTCGCTGCGCCGGAATTCGCGCAGCTTCGACGCCATCTCGTTAAACGCGGCCGTAAGCTGACCAAGTTCGTCGTTGGACACAGTGGGCACGACCACCTCGAGCGTGCCGTGTTGGATGTCGCGCACGGAATCGGTGAGGAGTTGGATTGGGCGCAGCACCCAGCGCCGCACAAGCACGATGCTCACGACGGCAATCAGAAATCCGGCGAGCAAGTACATATACATCTGATGGCGCGCCGCCGCCGCGCGTAAACCGGCCGCGCGATTCGCCGACGCCATGTTCTCCTGGTTGAGCGTCAGGATCGTATCGGCCAGCGACTTGATCTGTTGGAAGAGCGGCAGGATTTCGTCAAAGTAGGTCAAGCGCCGCTGGTCCATGCTCAGGTTCCCATTGCGAACCGTCTCTATCTTCTGGACGTATTCGGCAAAGTACTTTTGAATTTGTGCGGCCTTCTCGCCTTCTCCGGGCAACGTAACATTCGAAATCTCGGTTTGAAGCGCCTTCTCAAACACGATCCGATTGGCGTCGATGAGCGCGTTGCCCTCGTCCTCGTCGCCAAGCATCGTGAATAGCGCGCCGCTGTCCATCCGCTCCAGCGCTTCCTTCATGTCGCCGCACGCAATGACGCTTCGATAATTCTCTTTCATGATTACGTCGATTGCGCGCCCCAACACATGAAGTTGCGAAATGCTGACGCCGCCAATCACCACCGTGACGAGCAGCAATGCCCCGAACCCGATACCAAGTTTCTGTCGTAAACCAATCATGATGTGTACTTCCTTGCCTGAGAAGAAACAAGACTGGTGCCAAGGCGCGGGCGCGTCTAAGTCGTTGATGCAGAAAGGAAAGAAAGGCCGGGGTGTCTAGCGAATCATGCAGGCTGCAATGGCAATTTCACGCGGTATTGCAGAATGCAAGGCGGGGCAAGCCCGGATTTGCGCCAACGCGACTGAGCGCCGATGCAAATTGCGGACTACGTGATACCGTACTGTTTGCGACGGCGCCACAGCGTTGCTTGATCGATGCCCAGAATCTCCGCCGCCGCCTGAAGCGAACTCGTCGTGGCCAGCACCCGCCGGATGTGCTGTTCCTCCAGTTCTGCAAGCGAGATACGCTCGCCAATTCGGGGTTGGCTTTCGCGTGAAACCATGGAATCAGGCAGATGCTCAATACCCACCGAATCGCCAGTACACACGATGGTGGCGCGTTCGATGACGTTTCGGAGCTCTCGCAGATTGCCCGGCCACGGATACTCGGTCAAAACACGCTCGGCTTCGTCCGTAAACCCAAGGAAGCCCCGGTGTGTTGCCGTGCCGAAGAAGGCGAGTAATCGTTTGGCAATGGGGACGATGTCCGCCGTTCGTTCGCGCAGCGGTGGGATTTCCAACTGAAACACATTCAGCCGGTAGTATAGATCCTCGCGGAATCGCCCATCCGAGACCGCCAGCGCCAAATCGGTATTCGTTGCAGCAATGATGCGCACATCGGCCCGCCGTGTTCTGACGTCGCCGATGCTCTCATACTCCTTATCCTGAATAAATCGCAGTAGTTTTGGCTGCAACGGCAGCGGCAGTTCCCCGATTTCGTCAAGAAACAGGGTCCCTCCTTCACACGCCATCACTCTTCCGGGATTGTCGCGCACCGCACCGGTAAACGAACCGCGGACATGTCCGAATAACTCACTCTCAAGCAACTCCCCGGACAGCGACGGGCACGACACAACGCCGAAGGGCTTGCGTGCCCGGCGGCTCCAAGCATGAATGACTTTCGCAAGGACCGTCTTACCAGTCCCGCTTTCGCCCAGGATCAGGACAGAAGCCTCGCTCTGGGCTACCTGCCGCGCCAACTCGAGCGCGCGCTGCATAACAGGGCTGGTGCTGGTAAGGTCCACATCCGGGCTTGCGCCCGCAAGGTCGTGCTGAACTTGCTGCAGCCTTAATTCAAGAGAGCGCATTTCCGACATCTTACGCACGGCAATCAGGACTTGGGGCGGCGTAAAGGGCTTCGCAATGTAGTCGATTGCCCCCCGCCGCATGGCCTCCACCGCGGTTTCTATCGATGCATACGCCGTGATGACGACAATCTTCAGCCAAGGCGCGAGCGTCAGCAGCTCGGGAACAAGATCCAGTCCACTGGTTGTGCCCAGACGCACATCGACGAACGCCAACGCAAAACTCTGCCGTGTTACGGCCTGGATGGCCTCCGACGCGCTCCCCACCGATACGACGGAATGGCCCTCCGCCTCCAGGCACACGGCCAGCGTCTTTCGGATGTTGGCCTCGTCATCGACGATCAAAATTGAGAGTGCGGCGTTCTCGGTGTCCATGGGAATCATCTCCGGCGCATGCGGGCGCGCGGCGATACGCTCGCCTTCACCGGCCGCACGTCGGGAAAGGCGTCGCGGATCAACAGCAACTCAGGTTCGCCCGATTCGGGCAACACGACCGTCACCACGTCGAACCGGAAGTAGACGTCCTCCGGCTCGTTGTCACTCAGCCAGCGGTGGGCAGCACTACGAATGTGGCGCTGTTTCTTCGGAGTGATATTGGCTTCCGGCGCGGCGTACCCATCGTCACGGCGCGTCTTGACCTCCACGAATGCAATCGTGTCGTCTTCCCGCGCGATGATGTCGAGCTCGTAACGCCCTACTTCCACGTTTCGGCCCAGAATGATGAACCCTTCCTGTTTGAGAAGCCTGACAGCCAAATCTTCGCCCTGTGCGCCCAACGGCTTGGGTTTATGGCGTCGAAAGGGCCAGATCACACCGCCGCCGTTTGCTGGGCAGGGTAGAGGCGAATTTCGTCGAAGGCTCCGTGTTGATGGACGCGCATGCGCCCCATACGGCACAACTCAAGGATGGCCAGGAAGCAGCAGACGAGTTCCACACGGCTCTTGCATTCGCCTAGGAGGTCGGTCCACGCAATGCTTCCGTGAGTCGACATGAGTTCTTCGATACGTTCGATCTTCTGATCGACCGACGCGCCTTCCCCTTGAACCGTATGAAACAGGTCGTCGGAGAAATAGCGCAAGTATGCGCGAAACGCCGTCACCAAGTCGTAGAGGTTGACCTCCAACAGGTCTTCTTCCTCCTCTTCGGGCTGTTCAACGACCGGCTTCACGTTACGCGTATACCAATCGGCCCGTTGCTCTTCCAGCCACAGCAACCGCGCGGACACATCCCGGTACCGGCGGTATTCCAGCAGCTTTTCCACCAGCTCCAGCCGCGGATCGTCCTCCTCCATTTCCTCTTCTTCGCCGGTATCGGTGTCGGCGGGGAGCAACATGCGCGATTTGATCTGAATGAGTGTGGCCGCCATGACCAAGAAATCGCCCGTAACTTCCAGATTCTCCTCTTGCATGAGGTCGAGGAAGCGCAGGTATTGTTCCGTAATCTTCAGGATGGGAATATCGAAGATATCGATTTCCTGCGACTTAATCAGGTACAGCAACACTTCCAGCGGCCCCTCGAACTTCTCAAGGTGCAGCCGCAATACTTCGTCGGTAGCTTGATCGACAATGAAGTCGCCGTCGAGTCCCTCGACGGTTCCGGACGATTCCGCAGCAGTAGTCATAGGTATCCTGTTTGTTTGGATGCAGCCCAAGCAGATTGCAGCGCGTTCTCAAGTTTCAAGCTGCCATGAAGCGAACCCATTGCACCGGGGAAATCGCGACACGCCGCTGACGTGAGCCTGAAAAGCGGAATCACTCTAGCGGGATTGAGGAGGCACTCGCAACTACGGCGTAGGCGCCGGTTCGGAAACGGGCGGAGCAGGCACGCACATCAGCTTGAACTCCGCATCGATATAGTCATTCCCGAACGACGCCAGGGCCGTGATTTCTTGCACACCTGCCGCGGACGCAGTCCATTCCGCGGCTGCCTGCTCAAACGACTCGTTCGTGTAGCCCCGCAATCCGTTGAAGGCAAGAAACTGGCGTCCTGCCTCAACCAACTGCTCCACACATGGACGCGGTGTTATGCGTGCATACACGTTGCCCTTTTCCGGCAACGGCGCGGCGGTTGCCGGGTTTTTCAGCAGGCTTTCTGCCACGGTACGGCTCGAGCTCACCAGGACGTCGTCTCCGTACACGGCCACGGTCGGCTCGATAGATGGTCCGCCCAGCAACGGCAACCGGACGACATTCGTCGCGGAATCCACCCGTGGATACATGTCCCACGGCATGGTGCCCGGCGGCGGTGGAGGAATTGCCTTGAAGAGCTCCGGCAATGCCGCGACCTGTGCGTCCAGTGTTGCTGCCAACAGCGGTGCCGGCATCATCTCGTTGGAGTCGATCCCCACACAACTCAGGCGTATCCCTGGACCCATGGGACCGAAGAGAGCCGTTGCGAGCTGCGGCAGTCCCGGAGTCTCGCCGGGTTTTGTCTCTTCCCAGGTCTGCCACTTCGATGCATTAAAGAAGGGACTGTCGAAAGCGTGACCTGCCTCTATCCAGACCTCTTTGAGAGGTTTCCCGAAATCAAGCGATACTTGGACGATTCCCTCGGGTGGGGCCGTCAATGTGCGAGGCGACACGCCCTGAACCAAGTTCGCGAAGCGCTCGCGCGCGGCTGCATTGAAAATCCCGCGGAACTTTGTATGGGCGCTCGACTCGTCGATGCGCATCGCAAAGGCCAACGATTGAAACGTCGAGCCCAAGGGATCATCCGGATGCAGCAGTACGACACCGCGCAGGTCTTCCGTGCCCGATCGGGTCAAGTCCGACAAGGTCGATTCGTCGATAGCGGCTTCCTTGGTCAGCGTCAGCGCGCGTATCAGCTCATCTCGAGACGGACTGAAGAGCAGAATCCGGCCTCGTACGGCATAGTACATGCCCGATTGGGTCATCTTGCGTAAGCGCAGGCCACCAGCGTAGTCGCTTTCGATGCCGGGCATGAACCAATGAAGACGTTCAATCAAGCTGCCAATACGGGACATCTTCGTAAGGCCGATGACGTCGCTAAACGACGAGATGTCATTTCCGAGCAAATAGAGTTGGCCGCGGATCAGGTTGTTGAGCACCCATTCCGGAGGACCTGCATTGCGCTGGATCGGCTCGATGGCCTTGGCGAGGCCAAACGACGGCGGCACCGAGTTCCAAACGCGTGACTGAACAATTCGGTTCCTGTTGTTTACAGGATCGGCCAGCACAAGACTGAACCGCTGCCCCGCAGGCATGCAACGCGTAATGTCGAAGCTATCGCGTGTGATCCAAAGCAAAACCACGGCAATAATTATCGCCAATGCGGCGAGCGAACCCCGCCACGGGAATGCCGCGCCGGCACTGTGTCTGCGCCGCCGTTGAAGAGGGCGTCCCTGGCCCGAGTAATTGCGAACTACGTCTTCGCTCATCGGCTCTGCTTCCCAAATCCGTATTCGATCGGTTTGCCCAATTCGCCGGACGCGTCCGGAAACGCCACTCGCATACGCTTGGTCTTGGGCACAAAAACGACGCTATATCGCGTGTCCGTATTGCAGATCTGCTCCATGCCCGTGCTTCCTGGGTCCGCATCACGCAAATACGTGGCGATCTCGTCTCCATCGAGAATGCGTTCCGACTCCAGCAGAGTAGACAACCGCGCATAGCGCTTCGCCGCGGTCGGGTCCGCACCCGCTGTCGCGGGGTCCATTCCGAGTAACAGTCCATCGTACGGCTCGCGTATGGTAATGCTGGCTCCGAATTCGACCACGCACGCCTTACCCGACGCGTCGACAAGCATCACGTGGTACCCCCGGACGTGTACTGCGGCTTGAAGTGCGGCACTTGCCGCTGTCACGTCCGGTGCGGAAGCGAGCACCCCGCGCAACACAAATTCGACAGGCGGGCCATCGAGCGTAGGCTCGCCCAAGTGGTCTACGCGCTCGACACTTACCGCAAGTCCAGCCTCGTTCATGCCCGTGAAGACGCCCAAAGACCAGGGGAAGGCGACATATAGAAAACGAAGTCCGGCCGGCGGCCTCACATCGAATACGAACGGAGCCTCGGCACGCGTCCAGTCGAAGTTTCGCCCAGCCAGAATGTCGTCAGCCCCTGCCCGGTCTCCCACGGCAGCAAACATCGTGCAGAACGGCGACCGGTACATGGGAGCCCGGTCCGTCTTGGCCGCGAAAGTCGGTGCGCACTGTGTCAGCCAGACGGCATCGAATGGCATCCCTGCACCTTCCGCTACGCCCTCCATTTCCGCCAGCACGTCAGACGATAACCCTGCCAACATCGGGCGGGCTCCGATACCCAGACGCGGCAACGCCAACGGCGTCAGATTCATGAAGCGAGGAGCCATGCCCCAAAGGCCATCCTTGGGTATCCATTCTCCGCTGTCGCACGGTTTGACAACCGAATCTTGAAACGTCGCTTGTATCGCCTCGCGAAATGCAGCTCCCCTGCGGTATCCCGATTCGAAAGGATCGCCGGAGACGACGATGGGCGTTCCAGCGCTCATCTCCTCGAGCTTCCACGGCTCGATGACCGGCCGCTCCGGCATCGCCGTTCCACGCGTCATTAATGCGTCGAACTCGCGATAGAACCACGAATCGATTCGAGGACCGTAGAACGTCATCGCGCTTTCGTAGGTCAGCGTTGGGTACAGATCGCGGGGTACGAAATACATGAGGTAATCGTTCGCGAGCCCCACGGTGAATTGCGCCCTGTACCCGCGCTCCAGCGCCAATCTGCGCAACTCAAGACCAATCTCCACGCACGCTTCGCCAGGCACGAAACTAAGGAGAAGATCGCCGATTTCCAGCGTTCGCAATTGGGTTGTTGAAGGCACAAAATCGGAAGCGAGCGTGGGAGGGAGGTTCGGCGTAGATGATCCGACGTGAAGCTTTGCTTCGCCGCACGTGATAGTCCCCGCTACCTCCATTGCTTTGGCCGCCAATTGCGTGCCGATGGCTTCCGTCGCTTGCCATCCGGACTTGCCTTCGAGAGTCGCGGGCCGCTGGTTGCCCTCCGCGCCGTTCAAAAACATCGCGACACAACTGCCACCTGCTACGCGTTCCACCTCGTTGTAGTAGTAACCGGGATAGTCCGCGCTGATTGACATCATGTCCTCGCCGCTCACCGTTGTCGGGTGCGCGGCAAAATTCGTCGCCAACGCGATAATATTCCCATCCGAATCGTCCACTCGGATGACGCCAATCTGCGGGTCCGTCGGACCATTCTCAACACGGCGGTTAACGCTCAGGCCCGTTTGCGTCGTTACGCCGAACCCGATCGTCGCACGCTTGCGATTCGCAATAGCTTGATTCATCGCCTCCGCGAATCGCTGGGCCGTGGCCTCCAGCACCTCGGGCACGAAACGTCCCGAGACGCACCGCACGACCATGTTGCGGATCATGCCGCCTTGCGCGCTGTGGGTGTGCGTGGCCGTCAGGAGGATGTTCTCTTTCGGCACTTCCGCGGGCGCCAGCTCAAGCACGCGATCCCGCAGTTCCCTGCTGATCATGCACAGGTCCGAGTTTACGAGCAGGACGGGGGTTTCGTCATCGTCGAGAAACAGGCACCGTACCCACACCGGATCATGAACAGATAGTGCGCCACGCCCCAAGCGGTCGTAATAACCGTTGAGCGGTGTATCGAGCGGCGGAGTGATCTCCACCTTGGCGGCCCCCGCCTCCAAGGCCTGTACTTGAAGAACAGACAGGAGTCCCAGTAGTAGTGACAAAGAAATGCGTTGAAGCACGTTTATGCGCCTGTGAAGTTTGGGGGACGCTTCTCGATAAATGCCGCAACGCCCTCCGCGGCGTCGCGACTCGCGGCCGCTTCGGCGAATGCCTCGGCTTCCAGCGCCTTGCCCCTGTCGGGTTGAAGCGCGCGCTCGCGCACGGCCCGAAGTATTGCCCTTGTCGCCACGGCGGGTTTTCCTGCAAGCGCACCCGCCAGTTCACGGGCCGCATTGGCCAATTCCGGAAGCGGCACGACCTTCAGCACGAGACCGGAGGCAAGCGCTTCCTGTGCGTTGATCATGCGGCCAGTCAGCATCCAATCCAATGCGCGCGCCTCGCCGATGAGCCGCGGCAGCCGGTGGCATCCGCCCCATCCCGGTACGATGCCCAGATTGATTTCCGGCTGGCCGAACACGGCTGTGTCTGCCGCGAGTCGAAAATGGCACGCCAGAGTCAGTTCGCAACCGCCGCCCACGGCGATGCCGTTCACCGCGGCGATCACGGGCTTGGGACTGTTTTCGATGATGTCCATGGTCTTGAGGCCCGCGGGAAGCGGCTGCCCTTCGGCGAATGGGGCTCCCAGGGAACTCCCTAGACTGGGGATATCCGCGCCACCGCTAAAGAACTTGCCTTCGCCTCCCGTGATAAGGATGCATCGGACTTCCGCGTCCTCGATAAAGTTCTGCACCGCGGACCCGATTTCCGTCACCAATTCCAGCGAAAGCGCGTTCGCCTTGGGCCGGTTCAGTGTGATCGTTCCACAACCGCCGGCCTTGTCCGTGAGGATGAATTGATATGCCATGCTTGCATCTCCCGACCTGGATAGATGGAGAGTTTACCACAGCGCGAGGCGCTACCGTGAACGGGCTGCACGCGCGGGGCCGGCAAGCCCGATGGGTATCACTTGTTTTGCTTCGGGCCGAGAAGGTCTATCAACGCGTTGACGGGGGATTCCGCCGCACCGTCTTCACCGGAGCCGCCCAGGAGTCCGCTTTCATCGATGAGCTTCTGCATGATCTGCACCATGATTTCCTGCGAGGTCATGCCCTCGTTGTTCGGACCCGTAAAGCTCATCTCCATGCCATCGATCTTCTTCTCTTTCCCCGAACCGCCCAGAAGCGGGGAATTCATGGTCAGCGAACTGTCGTTGATGGCAACGCGCTCGATGCGCCAACGCTTTTCTCCGCGCTGCAATCCTCCACGTGGCCGCATGCCTTTGGGCATCGCTTGCTTCGCGTTATCCATCAGCTTCTTGAGATTGTTCCCCTGCAACGAGGTCTCCGCGTTGATGTGCGCGCCCTCCACCGAGATCAATCTCACGTCCGGCTGCTCGGACATCAATGAACGTATGTCCGCCTCAAGCTCCACGGTCCCCAAGGCAATCGCGTCGCCTTCCGAGAACCCGGATGGGTTTGCCAGCGTAACATCCTTTAGCGTAAGCCGCTGCTTTTCTCGATCCCAACGGATGCCGCCGACCGTGGCAGGCGCGCCCATTACCGAAGACACGATTCGTTCCACGCCCTCGGTTACGATTCGTTCGATGTTCTCGCCCGGAGCTTCCTGCCGCTGAAGTATTCCGCCCGACAATACGGCAACAACCACAAAACTGCACAGCATGTTCAAATCTCCCAACAACCGGGTCCACGCACGCAACGCGACCCGCCTAAACCGGTAGTCTGTATTATTCGCATTAAGTGACGAGCGCCTTACCGCGCCTATTCACTCCTAAGTAACGCGGCGCGCTTCCGGCCGTTTGACCTCTCCGGCAAACCCAACGCGTATTCGGCGTTGTACCGAGTGTCTCCGAAGTAGATCCCGCGAAACACTTGACGGTTCCTTCTCCGCCTCGTAATGTTACGTCGCACTGTGTACCCGTAGTCCGTTCCTTCTTGAGGAGAGTCCATGCACGAATCTGACTTTATGGCTGCAATCGTTCTGCTGTTCGGCACGGCACTCGTCGTTGCGTGGCTCTTTCGCATCCTCCGCGCACCCTCAATCATAGGCTTTCTCATCACCGGCCTCATAATGGGGCCATCGGGGCTTTACCTTTTCGACCCCT
The sequence above is drawn from the Candidatus Hydrogenedentota bacterium genome and encodes:
- the kdpA gene encoding potassium-transporting ATPase subunit KdpA encodes the protein MDIYGWIQFALFLGVLLALTKPVGLYLVHVLDPERRTPVSRLVDPVERGLLRLMNVKRSDEQTWQRYAFSMLAFSAVSLLFTYAILRLQHLLPLNPQKLPAVPSALAFNTAVSFTTNTNWQAYAGETTMSYLSQMVALTFHNFASAAVGIAIAAALVRGIARRETSTVGNFWVDLVRINLHLLLPLSFVFALFLVSQGTLQNFGGYTTASTIEGETTQTIAQGPVASQVAIKMLGTNGGGFFNANAAHPFENSTPLSNFVQMISIFLIPSGLTYYLGCATKDQRHGWAVWSAMAALFIAGALACWAAEAHGNPRLHALGVEATPGNMEGKEVRFGVFNSALFATITTAASCGAVNSMHDSFTPLGGLAPLLNIQLGEVVFGGVGAGLYGMLVFVILTVFLAGLMIGRTPEYLGKKIDAFDVKAAALAILILTFSILGFSAWASVSDWGVSSRANEGPHGLTEILYAYSSATGNNGSAFAGLNANTNWYNTTLGIAMLLGRFAMIVPILALAGNMARKRLSPTGKGSFPVSGPTFAVLLVATVVLVGALTFLPALSLGPVLEHFTMVATKTTF
- a CDS encoding HAMP domain-containing protein; this translates as MIGLRQKLGIGFGALLLVTVVIGGVSISQLHVLGRAIDVIMKENYRSVIACGDMKEALERMDSGALFTMLGDEDEGNALIDANRIVFEKALQTEISNVTLPGEGEKAAQIQKYFAEYVQKIETVRNGNLSMDQRRLTYFDEILPLFQQIKSLADTILTLNQENMASANRAAGLRAAAARHQMYMYLLAGFLIAVVSIVLVRRWVLRPIQLLTDSVRDIQHGTLEVVVPTVSNDELGQLTAAFNEMASKLREFRRSERLQYIRVQRATQEAFSCLPEAIAVVNEAGEVEIATPSAQHTFGLTPHTLISQCMYPWIADTFHEVLREGRAVQGSAKDSGHQFFVNGEERFYRPKGVPMIEHDEGVNGVIMVLEDVTQLRQQVELKRGVISTVSHQLRTPLTAIRMAVHLLLEEKVGPLNPKQTDLLLAARDEGSRLSAILEDLLDISRIESGRALLDLRPIAPSELAFNAIERHAGPAKDRGISLVANVAVDLPEALADATRIAHVFDNLITNALKYTMPGGAVTIAARCDAEFVTFSISDTGCGIPEEYRSRIFDPFFRVPGQDKSSGVGLGLAIVKEIVVAHGGTVTASSGDGAGSVFTFTLRRADAPESMETS
- a CDS encoding sigma-54 dependent transcriptional regulator; protein product: MDTENAALSILIVDDEANIRKTLAVCLEAEGHSVVSVGSASEAIQAVTRQSFALAFVDVRLGTTSGLDLVPELLTLAPWLKIVVITAYASIETAVEAMRRGAIDYIAKPFTPPQVLIAVRKMSEMRSLELRLQQVQHDLAGASPDVDLTSTSPVMQRALELARQVAQSEASVLILGESGTGKTVLAKVIHAWSRRARKPFGVVSCPSLSGELLESELFGHVRGSFTGAVRDNPGRVMACEGGTLFLDEIGELPLPLQPKLLRFIQDKEYESIGDVRTRRADVRIIAATNTDLALAVSDGRFREDLYYRLNVFQLEIPPLRERTADIVPIAKRLLAFFGTATHRGFLGFTDEAERVLTEYPWPGNLRELRNVIERATIVCTGDSVGIEHLPDSMVSRESQPRIGERISLAELEEQHIRRVLATTSSLQAAAEILGIDQATLWRRRKQYGIT
- a CDS encoding YraN family protein, whose amino-acid sequence is MGAQGEDLAVRLLKQEGFIILGRNVEVGRYELDIIAREDDTIAFVEVKTRRDDGYAAPEANITPKKQRHIRSAAHRWLSDNEPEDVYFRFDVVTVVLPESGEPELLLIRDAFPDVRPVKASVSPRARMRRR
- a CDS encoding segregation/condensation protein A; this encodes MTTAAESSGTVEGLDGDFIVDQATDEVLRLHLEKFEGPLEVLLYLIKSQEIDIFDIPILKITEQYLRFLDLMQEENLEVTGDFLVMAATLIQIKSRMLLPADTDTGEEEEMEEDDPRLELVEKLLEYRRYRDVSARLLWLEEQRADWYTRNVKPVVEQPEEEEEDLLEVNLYDLVTAFRAYLRYFSDDLFHTVQGEGASVDQKIERIEELMSTHGSIAWTDLLGECKSRVELVCCFLAILELCRMGRMRVHQHGAFDEIRLYPAQQTAAV
- a CDS encoding neutral/alkaline non-lysosomal ceramidase N-terminal domain-containing protein, giving the protein MLQRISLSLLLGLLSVLQVQALEAGAAKVEITPPLDTPLNGYYDRLGRGALSVHDPVWVRCLFLDDDETPVLLVNSDLCMISRELRDRVLELAPAEVPKENILLTATHTHSAQGGMIRNMVVRCVSGRFVPEVLEATAQRFAEAMNQAIANRKRATIGFGVTTQTGLSVNRRVENGPTDPQIGVIRVDDSDGNIIALATNFAAHPTTVSGEDMMSISADYPGYYYNEVERVAGGSCVAMFLNGAEGNQRPATLEGKSGWQATEAIGTQLAAKAMEVAGTITCGEAKLHVGSSTPNLPPTLASDFVPSTTQLRTLEIGDLLLSFVPGEACVEIGLELRRLALERGYRAQFTVGLANDYLMYFVPRDLYPTLTYESAMTFYGPRIDSWFYREFDALMTRGTAMPERPVIEPWKLEEMSAGTPIVVSGDPFESGYRRGAAFREAIQATFQDSVVKPCDSGEWIPKDGLWGMAPRFMNLTPLALPRLGIGARPMLAGLSSDVLAEMEGVAEGAGMPFDAVWLTQCAPTFAAKTDRAPMYRSPFCTMFAAVGDRAGADDILAGRNFDWTRAEAPFVFDVRPPAGLRFLYVAFPWSLGVFTGMNEAGLAVSVERVDHLGEPTLDGPPVEFVLRGVLASAPDVTAASAALQAAVHVRGYHVMLVDASGKACVVEFGASITIREPYDGLLLGMDPATAGADPTAAKRYARLSTLLESERILDGDEIATYLRDADPGSTGMEQICNTDTRYSVVFVPKTKRMRVAFPDASGELGKPIEYGFGKQSR